CAGCGGGCCCGTCGATCAACAGGATCCGCCGTACGGCGGGATCGGTCGCCGCGACGAGGAACGCGCGACAACCCGCCGTCAGCTGATCCCACGGATCGCTCTCGGCATCGGCCGCCGCGGCGACCGTCGTACCGATCTCCTCGTGCACCTGCTCCACCACCGCCCGGAAGAGGTCGCTCTTACCTCCCTCGAAGTGGTGGTACAGCGCCCCCTTGGTGACGCCGGCCTCGCCGACCAGATCGGCCAGCCCGACCCCGGCGTACCCGCGGGCCGCGAACAGCCGTCGGCTCACGTCCAGCAGCACCGACCTGGTGCGTTCCCGTTGCTCTGCTCTGAGTCCCAAGCTCGCCCACTCCTCGATTGACATACCGATGGTACGCCATTTACCGTTTTCACATACCGTCGGTATGTCAATCGAGGAGTGGGCATGCACCTGTCGAGCTTCTACCCCGTCATCGCGACCGAGCACCTGCGCGCGTCGCAGGACTTCTACACCCGGCTGTTCGGGTTCGAGACCGTCTTCGAGGCCGACTGGTACGTCAGCCTCAAGCGCCCCGGCGACCCGACGTACGAACTCGCCCTGCTCGACCCCACCCACCCGACCATCCCCGACGGCTACCGCCGGCCGATCCAGGGCCTACTTCTCAACTTCGAGGTCGCCGACGTCGACGCCGAGTGGCAGCGCCTGGTCGTCGAACAGGGCCTCGACCCCAAGCTCGCGATCCGCAGCGAGGACTTCGGCCAACGCCACTTCATCGTCGCCGACCCCGGCGGCGTCCTGATCGACGTCATCACCGAGATCCCCCCGACCCCGGAGTACGCCCAAGGCTTCACCGAAACCGCCACGCAGTAACTACTTCACCTCATCCCTGCGCCC
The Kribbella italica DNA segment above includes these coding regions:
- a CDS encoding TetR/AcrR family transcriptional regulator, producing the protein MGLRAEQRERTRSVLLDVSRRLFAARGYAGVGLADLVGEAGVTKGALYHHFEGGKSDLFRAVVEQVHEEIGTTVAAAADAESDPWDQLTAGCRAFLVAATDPAVRRILLIDGPAVLGWREWRAIDDAQSASHLVESLELLVETGVIAQQPVVPLARLLSGAMNEAALWLAETDDPGALDDVTTALFRLLGALRT
- a CDS encoding VOC family protein codes for the protein MHLSSFYPVIATEHLRASQDFYTRLFGFETVFEADWYVSLKRPGDPTYELALLDPTHPTIPDGYRRPIQGLLLNFEVADVDAEWQRLVVEQGLDPKLAIRSEDFGQRHFIVADPGGVLIDVITEIPPTPEYAQGFTETATQ